The DNA sequence TGCCGGATGCCGATCGTGGCGCCTACCCGCATGTGGTCGATCCCGACCGCCAATATGCCGCGCCAGCCGAGACCTCTTCACGGCATCGCGTGAAGAACAATCTGCCCGGCACGCCGGATTTCTGCCCGCTGGTCTTTCGGACGGAGGCGCTGGAACGTTTCGTCGGCATGGACCTGCCGGCGCGCGCGCGGCAGGCGGCCGCGGCCGTGCCGCGCGACCTGTTGGCGCGAACGGCCACTTTCCTCTTGTTGAACGACTCCCGGTCCAGCTTCGCCATCGAAGGCGAGCGTCCGCGGCAAGACCGCATTCAACGGTGGGGCCGCGCCATCGCACAGGCCGGTCGGCAAGTCATCGACCTCGACGAACTGGTGCGTCTGCAGCGTATCGTGATCGGCGATTTCCGGTTCCTGCGCCCCGGACTCAGGACCGAGGGCGGTTTCATCGGCGAGCACGATCGCGAGACACGCATGCCCATCCCGGTGCATATCAGCGCCCGGCCCGACGATCTGCCAGGGTTGGTCGGCGGCTTGGTGGCCTTCGACGGGCGGGCGGCGCAACAACTCGATCCGGTCGTGGCCGCATCGGCGCTCGCTTTCGGGTTCGTCTTCACCCATCCCTTCGAGGACGGCAACGGCAGGCTGCACCGCTACCTGATCCACCACGTCCTGGCCAAGAGAGGGTTCAATCCGCCGGGCCTCGTCTTCCCGATATCGGCCGTGATCCTGGACCGGATGGACGGCTACCGGGCGGCGCTGGAGGACTGTTCGCGCAGGCTCCTCCCGGCGGTGGATTGGGAGCCCACCGACGACGGCAATGTCCGTGTGCTCAACGACACCGGCGATTTCTACCGGTTCCTCGATGCCACGCCCCAGACGGAATTCCTGTACGGCTGCGTACAGCGCA is a window from the Deltaproteobacteria bacterium genome containing:
- a CDS encoding Fic family protein, which codes for MVPRIQISRPVTVFQERRLPVPAVPAGYAALIGGHGLRVPLPRTLSAIGERHRRLEEGGWRIYSPRYAPDASLDGQLTFALKYEGLDLAVLKRLFVATGPGPVEAIVRTKPTGSYARRIWFLYEWLTGQRLDLPDADRGAYPHVVDPDRQYAAPAETSSRHRVKNNLPGTPDFCPLVFRTEALERFVGMDLPARARQAAAAVPRDLLARTATFLLLNDSRSSFAIEGERPRQDRIQRWGRAIAQAGRQVIDLDELVRLQRIVIGDFRFLRPGLRTEGGFIGEHDRETRMPIPVHISARPDDLPGLVGGLVAFDGRAAQQLDPVVAASALAFGFVFTHPFEDGNGRLHRYLIHHVLAKRGFNPPGLVFPISAVILDRMDGYRAALEDCSRRLLPAVDWEPTDDGNVRVLNDTGDFYRFLDATPQTEFLYGCVQRTIEQDLPEEAAFLKRYDAFRAELDLMLDLPDRLADLLFRFLHQNGGMLSGRGREREFAALTDEEVERIEVVYRDVFTDGMAPVP